The following coding sequences lie in one Nitratireductor mangrovi genomic window:
- a CDS encoding SPOR domain-containing protein: MADLKQLKIRRDDDFAEGDPLAELSRIMGVPKPGEEAEFDDFGIDLERELLGEFEKDEAAESSRVMAFPDRTPAPAPTNEVPDLGADFEAELEAEFSAAFGGHDVADEPAAEPYADPGPEPEPEAAAQIDFEDYSRAAVDMDFGGPTAEQPRHAAPVAGADDAVRAEPAGQAAEKVVDSPAPMEPVVPQRAAMPEVPAAAQRAEDFDPFAELAAMAKRSTDQLAASRGQVADNETVAEEPVEVASQDASKPLITLDDLEPFDLNASGKANAPEFETVDEQGPEMPVEQDQPQQAFADPFEDGEPATDAVGQVDGLPGKRSDAAAAFVPHAEDDDAASDAESNVFEAQEAQDVAHHGAADPEYLAETTPEGTHDDDAGAGAPDPVLDEIFAHGSPFAAAAPAAEKPDTDELSADELSADEIIDDSAAIGATDADVMSPPWSTLPTDEPVDPAPAEDEEAAPADQLLAGIEQMLHKPDAGFSGFGMDEPRALDEGGDAPVSLYDEDADDVAGASASAAVGWSNGPASGPGFSVAASDFDGLEFDTVEVPEPTVELSDDAGIPELAPDEQPPHLDLADELDLEFAAAYGDLDTRVDARQSPVWHRATDAGPLSMRGPLPATDDDELTPAHAAVDDGGFKADLPGLDLPDDDRAADWAGATATQAATGVDWSQDQLALGDADDAAFAAAFEEVEALEAAAEEPRSGRRGLLIAALVAGVAIVGGASAFWLSWGSGDGEAPPALVQADPSPVKVRPEQPGGVTVPNEDKIVYERVSGGAEAEAPAQEKLLSSQEEPVDLAARTAGESPSDELAAAAPPKSEDRILPEADNGLPMVVAEEPALVTPRRVRTMIVKPDGTLVPREEPADAAPEAGAAEAAPTETAEVRQVLPGVSEPLPGTAEVPARLVPAAEEVVETASAKPEVAAPVEEAAPAAEEAAPEPVEVASAPVEAEKPAPEPAAPAASEPVAEAAAPPPAESTTEAATPPVRKVETTTITRADVQKVPERGPVAPTRPSDQPVEIVGNTRAAAQGETRVAALDETAPKPGEWSMQIASQPSPEAARESYVNLARRHGAILSGRGVNIVKADIAGKGTFWRVRIPVGTRGEATSLCERYKSAGGSCFVAR, encoded by the coding sequence ATGGCAGACCTCAAGCAGTTGAAGATCAGGCGCGATGACGACTTCGCCGAAGGCGATCCTCTCGCGGAACTGTCACGCATCATGGGGGTGCCGAAGCCGGGGGAGGAGGCCGAATTCGACGATTTCGGCATCGACCTCGAGCGCGAGCTTCTTGGCGAATTCGAAAAGGACGAAGCGGCCGAGTCGTCGCGGGTCATGGCGTTCCCAGACAGGACACCTGCGCCCGCGCCGACCAACGAGGTTCCTGACCTTGGAGCCGATTTCGAGGCGGAACTCGAAGCGGAATTCTCGGCGGCCTTCGGGGGGCACGATGTGGCCGACGAGCCGGCTGCCGAGCCCTACGCAGACCCGGGGCCGGAACCCGAACCGGAGGCGGCCGCGCAGATTGATTTCGAGGACTATTCACGGGCGGCCGTGGACATGGATTTCGGTGGCCCAACCGCCGAGCAGCCGCGTCATGCCGCGCCGGTTGCCGGGGCCGATGACGCCGTGCGGGCCGAGCCTGCAGGCCAGGCTGCGGAAAAGGTTGTAGATAGCCCGGCGCCGATGGAACCTGTGGTGCCCCAGCGGGCCGCCATGCCCGAGGTTCCGGCCGCTGCCCAGCGGGCCGAGGATTTCGATCCCTTCGCCGAACTGGCGGCGATGGCCAAGCGCTCGACGGACCAGCTTGCCGCCTCGCGAGGACAAGTCGCCGACAACGAGACAGTTGCCGAGGAACCTGTCGAAGTCGCATCGCAGGACGCCTCCAAGCCGCTGATCACCCTGGACGATCTGGAGCCCTTCGATCTCAATGCATCCGGCAAGGCCAATGCTCCGGAATTCGAGACGGTTGACGAGCAAGGGCCGGAAATGCCGGTTGAACAGGACCAGCCGCAGCAGGCCTTTGCCGATCCTTTTGAAGATGGCGAGCCGGCCACGGACGCCGTCGGGCAGGTCGACGGACTGCCGGGCAAGCGTTCTGACGCTGCCGCGGCATTCGTGCCGCACGCCGAGGACGATGATGCCGCCTCGGATGCCGAAAGCAACGTGTTCGAAGCGCAGGAAGCGCAGGACGTTGCGCATCACGGCGCCGCTGACCCGGAGTATCTTGCGGAGACGACACCCGAGGGAACGCACGACGACGACGCCGGCGCCGGCGCGCCCGATCCCGTGCTGGACGAGATCTTTGCGCATGGGTCTCCGTTTGCAGCAGCTGCGCCTGCGGCGGAAAAGCCCGACACGGATGAGCTGAGCGCGGATGAACTGAGCGCGGATGAGATCATCGACGATTCGGCCGCGATCGGTGCAACTGACGCGGACGTCATGTCCCCACCCTGGTCGACCTTGCCAACTGATGAACCGGTCGATCCGGCACCTGCCGAAGACGAGGAAGCCGCCCCTGCGGACCAGCTGCTCGCCGGCATCGAGCAAATGCTGCATAAGCCAGATGCAGGCTTTTCCGGCTTCGGAATGGACGAACCGCGCGCCCTGGATGAAGGCGGAGACGCACCCGTTTCCCTATACGACGAGGATGCGGATGACGTAGCGGGCGCTTCCGCGTCTGCGGCGGTCGGCTGGTCGAATGGGCCAGCCTCAGGTCCGGGATTCTCCGTCGCCGCAAGCGACTTCGACGGTTTGGAATTCGATACCGTCGAGGTGCCGGAACCGACGGTCGAACTTTCCGACGATGCCGGCATTCCCGAGCTTGCGCCGGATGAGCAGCCGCCGCATCTCGACCTCGCCGACGAACTCGACCTCGAATTCGCCGCAGCCTATGGCGATCTCGACACGCGCGTCGATGCTCGTCAGTCGCCCGTCTGGCATCGCGCCACCGATGCCGGTCCGCTGTCCATGCGAGGGCCGCTTCCGGCGACGGATGACGATGAACTGACGCCTGCGCATGCCGCCGTTGATGATGGCGGCTTTAAGGCCGATTTGCCGGGCCTGGACCTGCCGGATGATGATAGGGCCGCTGATTGGGCCGGGGCAACGGCAACGCAAGCCGCGACCGGGGTCGACTGGTCACAGGATCAACTGGCGCTCGGCGATGCCGATGATGCAGCCTTTGCCGCCGCTTTTGAAGAAGTCGAGGCGCTTGAGGCCGCGGCCGAGGAGCCGCGTTCCGGTCGGCGTGGGCTGCTGATTGCGGCCCTGGTCGCAGGCGTGGCCATCGTCGGCGGCGCTTCGGCGTTCTGGCTTTCATGGGGATCAGGCGATGGCGAGGCGCCACCGGCGCTGGTGCAGGCCGACCCTTCGCCGGTCAAGGTGCGGCCGGAGCAGCCTGGCGGCGTCACCGTGCCGAACGAGGACAAGATCGTCTACGAACGGGTTTCGGGCGGGGCCGAGGCCGAGGCGCCGGCGCAGGAAAAGCTTCTTTCCTCGCAGGAGGAACCGGTTGATCTCGCCGCGCGTACCGCCGGCGAGAGCCCCTCGGACGAACTTGCCGCGGCAGCGCCGCCCAAGTCCGAGGATCGAATCCTGCCCGAAGCCGACAATGGCTTGCCGATGGTCGTTGCCGAAGAGCCCGCGTTGGTGACGCCGCGTCGCGTTCGCACCATGATCGTCAAGCCTGACGGCACACTGGTACCGCGCGAGGAGCCGGCGGATGCCGCGCCGGAAGCCGGCGCTGCGGAGGCTGCCCCGACCGAGACCGCTGAAGTGCGCCAGGTGCTGCCTGGCGTCTCCGAACCGCTCCCGGGCACCGCCGAGGTGCCGGCCCGGCTGGTGCCGGCTGCCGAGGAAGTGGTCGAAACGGCGAGCGCCAAGCCTGAAGTGGCTGCGCCCGTGGAAGAAGCTGCTCCGGCTGCCGAAGAAGCAGCCCCGGAACCGGTCGAAGTCGCGTCGGCACCGGTCGAAGCGGAAAAGCCCGCGCCAGAGCCGGCCGCACCCGCCGCCAGTGAGCCGGTCGCCGAGGCCGCCGCACCGCCGCCTGCCGAAAGCACGACCGAAGCCGCCACGCCGCCTGTACGCAAGGTGGAGACGACCACGATCACGCGCGCGGACGTGCAGAAAGTGCCTGAACGCGGTCCGGTCGCGCCGACCCGTCCTTCCGACCAGCCGGTGGAGATCGTCGGCAACACGCGCGCCGCCGCCCAGGGCGAGACCCGCGTGGCGGCCCTTGATGAGACCGCTCCCAAGCCGGGCGAATGGTCGATGCAAATCGCGTCGCAGCCGTCGCCGGAGGCGGCCCGCGAGAGCTACGTCAATCTGGCCCGCCGCCACGGCGCCATCCTGAGCGGCCGCGGCGTCAACATCGTCAAGGCGGATATCGCCGGCAAGGGCACGTTCTGGCGGGTGCGGATCCCGGTCGGCACCCGCGGCGAGGCAACGAGCCTGTGCGAGCGCTACAAGTCGGCCGGCGGCAGTTGCTTCGTCGCCAGGTAG
- the argS gene encoding arginine--tRNA ligase yields MNIFADFRDRITKAIESLDLAPAAAQGLDFSRVTVEPPRDAAHGDLATNAAMVLCKAVGENPRELAGRIAERLRAEPEVAAVDVAGPGFINLTLDHGFWQARLREMLAAGADYGRSSIGGGRKVNVEYVSANPTGPMHVGHCRGAVVGDTLANLMAFAGYAVTKEYYINDAGAQIDVLARSAMLRYREALGETIGEIPAGLYPGDYLVPVGKALVEEFGETLLGMAGDKALALVKDRTIEAMMEMIRADLAALNVHHEVFFSERSLHAGNGGKIRSAIADLTMSGHVYKGKLPPPKGQKPDDWEDREQTLFRSTDVGDDLDRPLVKSDGSFTYFAADVAYMNDKHARGFEQLVFVLGADHGGYVKRLQALGRAIGGDALRIDVLLCQLVKLYRGGEPVRMSKRSGDFITLREVVDEVGRDPIRFMMLYRKNDAPLDFDFAKVTEQSKDNPVFYVQYASARCHSVFRQAAEQFGADALTRDRLTAAVQLLADEAEIALVKKIAEYPRLIESAAQAHEPHRIAFYLYDLASQFHALWNRGTDNPDLRFIKVNEPELTKARLGLVQAVLDVLSSGLGLLGAEAPEEMR; encoded by the coding sequence ATGAATATCTTTGCCGATTTTCGTGATCGGATCACGAAGGCCATCGAATCGCTTGATCTCGCGCCTGCCGCGGCGCAGGGGCTCGACTTTTCGCGTGTCACGGTCGAGCCGCCGCGCGACGCCGCTCATGGCGACCTCGCGACCAACGCCGCGATGGTGCTTTGCAAGGCCGTTGGCGAAAACCCTCGCGAGCTTGCCGGCCGCATTGCCGAGCGGCTGCGCGCCGAACCCGAAGTGGCGGCGGTCGATGTCGCCGGTCCGGGCTTCATCAACCTAACGCTGGATCACGGCTTCTGGCAGGCGCGGCTGCGCGAGATGCTCGCAGCGGGCGCGGACTATGGCCGCTCGTCGATCGGCGGCGGCCGCAAGGTCAATGTCGAATATGTCTCGGCAAATCCGACCGGCCCGATGCATGTCGGCCACTGCCGCGGCGCGGTGGTCGGCGACACGCTGGCCAATCTGATGGCGTTCGCCGGCTACGCCGTCACCAAGGAATATTACATCAACGACGCCGGCGCGCAGATCGACGTGCTCGCTCGATCGGCAATGCTGCGTTACCGCGAGGCGCTTGGCGAGACGATCGGCGAGATCCCTGCCGGGCTCTATCCGGGCGACTATCTCGTGCCGGTCGGCAAGGCGCTGGTCGAGGAGTTTGGCGAAACGCTGCTCGGCATGGCCGGCGACAAGGCACTGGCGCTGGTCAAGGACCGCACCATCGAGGCCATGATGGAGATGATCCGCGCCGACCTCGCCGCGCTCAACGTGCATCACGAGGTGTTCTTTTCCGAGCGCAGCCTGCATGCCGGCAATGGTGGCAAGATCCGTTCCGCGATCGCCGACCTGACGATGAGCGGCCATGTCTACAAGGGCAAGCTGCCGCCGCCCAAAGGCCAAAAGCCGGACGATTGGGAGGACCGCGAGCAGACCCTGTTCCGTTCGACCGATGTCGGCGACGACCTCGACCGGCCTTTGGTCAAGTCAGACGGTTCCTTCACCTATTTCGCCGCCGACGTCGCCTACATGAACGACAAGCATGCGCGCGGCTTCGAACAGCTCGTTTTCGTGCTCGGCGCCGATCATGGCGGCTATGTGAAGCGACTGCAGGCGCTGGGACGCGCCATCGGCGGCGACGCGCTCAGGATCGATGTGCTCCTGTGCCAGCTGGTCAAGCTTTATCGCGGCGGCGAGCCGGTACGCATGTCGAAACGCTCCGGCGATTTCATCACCTTGCGCGAGGTCGTGGACGAGGTCGGGCGCGATCCGATCCGCTTCATGATGCTTTACCGCAAAAACGACGCTCCGCTCGACTTCGACTTTGCCAAGGTGACCGAGCAGTCGAAGGACAACCCGGTCTTCTACGTCCAGTATGCCTCGGCGCGCTGCCACTCCGTGTTCCGGCAGGCGGCGGAGCAGTTCGGCGCGGATGCATTGACCCGGGATAGGCTCACGGCCGCAGTGCAACTGCTCGCCGACGAGGCCGAGATTGCCCTTGTCAAGAAGATCGCCGAATATCCGCGCCTGATCGAGAGTGCCGCGCAGGCGCACGAGCCGCACCGTATCGCCTTCTATCTCTACGACCTCGCCAGCCAGTTCCACGCCCTTTGGAACCGGGGCACCGACAACCCCGACTTACGGTTTATTAAGGTTAACGAACCAGAATTGACCAAGGCCAGGTTGGGATTGGTGCAGGCGGTCCTCGACGTTCTATCGTCCGGGCTGGGTCTCCTGGGAGCCGAAGCGCCGGAAGAAATGCGCTAG
- a CDS encoding deoxyguanosinetriphosphate triphosphohydrolase produces the protein MSDDTQTFSEIGLGYRPRAPYACDPAGTRGRFYPEPASRTRTDYQRDRDRIVHSTAFRRLKHKTQVFIAHEGDHFRTRLTHSIEVAQIARGLARALCLDEDLAEAVALVHDFGHTPFGHTGEEALNERMAAYGGFDHNAQSLRIVTRLESRYAEFEGLNLTWETLEGLVKHNGPLLDVAGEGIGGPLPRIVRDFDTLFPLDLASHASLEAQAAAIADDIAYDAHDIDDGLRAGLLTLDMLLDVPFTAEILTEVRQRYPRLDAVRTGHELTRRQITRMVEDVILMARARLDDLRPGSPGDVRAAGETIFRFSDDFRVAERQLKDFLYANLYRHPDVMAVRAGAERIVRDLFDAYFAEPAQMPEGWREVLRRADDTVKARHVADFLAGMTDTYAIKEHRRLFDRTPEIG, from the coding sequence ATGTCCGACGACACGCAGACCTTTTCCGAGATCGGCCTCGGCTACCGGCCGCGCGCGCCCTATGCCTGCGACCCTGCAGGTACGCGCGGACGTTTCTATCCCGAGCCGGCCAGTCGCACCCGCACCGACTACCAGCGCGACCGCGACCGCATCGTCCATTCCACCGCCTTCCGCCGCCTGAAGCACAAGACCCAGGTCTTCATCGCTCACGAAGGCGACCATTTCCGCACCCGGCTGACCCATTCGATCGAGGTCGCGCAGATCGCGCGCGGACTGGCCCGGGCGCTCTGTCTCGACGAGGATCTGGCCGAGGCCGTCGCACTGGTGCACGATTTCGGTCATACGCCCTTCGGCCACACCGGCGAGGAGGCGCTAAACGAACGCATGGCCGCCTATGGCGGTTTCGATCACAACGCCCAGTCGTTGCGCATCGTTACCCGGCTTGAGAGCCGCTACGCCGAGTTCGAGGGGCTGAACCTGACCTGGGAAACGCTCGAGGGGCTGGTCAAGCACAACGGCCCGCTGCTCGATGTGGCTGGGGAGGGAATCGGTGGCCCGCTGCCGCGCATCGTGCGCGATTTCGACACGTTGTTTCCGCTCGACCTTGCCTCCCACGCCTCCCTCGAGGCGCAGGCAGCGGCGATCGCCGACGACATCGCCTATGACGCGCACGACATCGACGACGGGCTGCGGGCCGGGCTGCTGACGCTCGACATGCTGCTCGACGTGCCCTTCACGGCCGAGATCCTGACCGAGGTCAGGCAACGCTATCCGCGCCTCGACGCCGTTCGCACCGGCCATGAACTCACACGGCGGCAGATCACGCGCATGGTCGAGGACGTCATCCTGATGGCACGGGCGCGGCTCGACGATTTGCGGCCCGGTTCGCCTGGCGACGTTCGGGCGGCCGGCGAGACGATTTTTCGCTTCTCGGATGATTTTCGCGTGGCCGAACGTCAGTTGAAGGACTTTCTCTACGCCAATCTCTACCGCCATCCGGACGTCATGGCCGTGCGCGCCGGCGCCGAGCGGATCGTGCGCGACCTCTTCGATGCCTATTTCGCCGAACCGGCACAAATGCCGGAAGGCTGGCGCGAGGTACTGCGTCGCGCCGACGATACCGTCAAGGCGCGTCATGTCGCCGACTTCCTGGCCGGCATGACAGACACATACGCCATCAAGGAGCATCGACGGCTGTTTGACCGTACGCCCGAGATCGGATAG
- the erpA gene encoding iron-sulfur cluster insertion protein ErpA has translation MGADAKSAMKGVELTDAAAARIARIVGDEPGKIALRVSVEGGGCSGFSYAFDLADTRADDDIAIEKNGATVLIDEISLVYMGGSVIDFVDDLMGQSFQIRNPNAVASCGCGTSFSI, from the coding sequence ATGGGCGCCGACGCAAAGTCAGCAATGAAGGGTGTGGAACTCACCGACGCGGCGGCCGCGCGGATCGCGCGGATCGTCGGCGACGAACCGGGCAAGATCGCCTTGCGCGTCTCTGTGGAAGGCGGCGGTTGTTCGGGCTTTTCCTACGCTTTCGACCTCGCCGACACACGTGCCGACGACGATATCGCCATCGAGAAGAACGGCGCGACCGTGCTCATTGACGAGATTTCGCTGGTCTATATGGGCGGCTCGGTGATCGACTTCGTCGACGACCTCATGGGCCAGTCGTTCCAGATCAGGAACCCGAACGCTGTCGCCTCCTGCGGCTGCGGAACCAGCTTCTCGATCTGA
- the xth gene encoding exodeoxyribonuclease III: MKIATWNINGVKARIDNLLTWLKESQPDIACLQEIKSVDDQFPRMEIESLGYHVETHGQKGFNGVAILSKLRFDEVNRRLPGDDSDEQARFMEGVFSTERGALRVVSLYLPNGNPLGSEKFLYKLAWMDRLERWAADRLMLEEPIVLAGDYNVIPQPEDAKNPEAWLNDALFQPESRGAFRRLANLGFTDAVRASTDDVLYTFWDYQAGAWQKNNGIRIDHLMLSPEAADRLAAASVEKHVRAWEKPSDHVPVVIELN; this comes from the coding sequence ATGAAAATCGCGACGTGGAACATCAACGGCGTCAAGGCACGCATCGACAATCTCCTGACCTGGCTTAAGGAAAGCCAGCCGGACATTGCCTGCCTGCAGGAGATCAAATCCGTCGACGACCAGTTCCCCCGCATGGAGATCGAATCGCTCGGCTATCACGTCGAAACCCACGGCCAGAAAGGCTTCAACGGCGTCGCTATCCTGTCAAAGCTGCGCTTCGACGAAGTCAACCGGCGGCTGCCGGGCGACGATTCCGACGAACAGGCGCGCTTCATGGAAGGCGTGTTTTCGACCGAGCGCGGCGCTTTGCGGGTCGTCTCGCTCTACCTTCCGAACGGTAACCCGCTCGGATCGGAGAAATTTCTCTACAAGCTTGCCTGGATGGACCGGCTTGAGAGATGGGCCGCCGACCGGCTGATGCTGGAAGAACCGATCGTGCTTGCCGGCGACTACAACGTGATCCCCCAGCCCGAAGACGCGAAGAATCCCGAAGCCTGGCTCAACGACGCTCTTTTCCAGCCGGAAAGCCGCGGCGCCTTTCGGCGCCTGGCCAATCTCGGCTTCACGGACGCGGTGCGCGCATCGACCGACGACGTGCTCTACACATTCTGGGACTATCAGGCCGGCGCCTGGCAGAAGAACAACGGCATTCGCATCGACCATCTGATGCTGTCGCCGGAAGCCGCCGACCGGCTCGCCGCGGCCTCGGTGGAAAAGCACGTGCGCGCATGGGAAAAGCCGTCCGACCACGTGCCGGTTGTCATCGAACTCAACTGA
- a CDS encoding tetratricopeptide repeat protein, whose protein sequence is MLMSGRTRPVLFGAFFAAGLAAGNAYALDPNAIKEKSPWAVFKFGYSAYQQGHKEEAVEAYRYAAEKGQIGARWKLARMYAEGDGVARDDYEAFKAFNEIVQQDVAPGSPEESYVSDALVAVANYLRRGIPGTSVRADPIAAQEYYMRAAANYRNPNAQYEIGRMFLNGEGVRSSVRQAGRWLQLAAEKGHAGAQATLGNLLFQSGKVVKGLAMMTAALERAAPADLPWIRGMQEEAFSLAGESDRRTAIALSENMIRKGVGK, encoded by the coding sequence ATGCTGATGTCAGGTCGGACCAGACCGGTCCTGTTTGGTGCGTTCTTTGCGGCGGGTCTTGCCGCCGGCAACGCCTATGCCCTCGATCCGAACGCCATCAAGGAGAAAAGCCCGTGGGCTGTCTTCAAGTTCGGGTATTCAGCCTACCAGCAGGGCCACAAGGAAGAGGCCGTCGAGGCCTACCGCTACGCCGCCGAAAAGGGGCAGATCGGTGCGCGCTGGAAGCTGGCGCGGATGTATGCCGAGGGTGACGGCGTCGCGCGCGACGACTATGAGGCCTTCAAGGCTTTCAACGAAATCGTCCAGCAGGACGTCGCTCCGGGAAGTCCCGAGGAGAGCTACGTCTCGGATGCGCTGGTGGCGGTTGCCAATTATCTGCGCCGGGGCATTCCCGGCACCTCGGTGCGGGCCGATCCGATTGCCGCGCAGGAATATTACATGCGTGCGGCCGCCAACTACCGCAATCCCAATGCGCAGTACGAGATTGGCAGGATGTTCCTGAACGGCGAGGGCGTGCGCTCCAGCGTCAGGCAGGCCGGCCGCTGGCTGCAGCTTGCCGCCGAGAAGGGGCATGCCGGCGCGCAGGCGACGCTCGGCAATCTCTTGTTCCAGAGCGGCAAGGTCGTGAAGGGTCTGGCCATGATGACGGCTGCGCTCGAACGGGCAGCGCCCGCCGACCTGCCGTGGATACGTGGCATGCAGGAAGAGGCCTTTTCGCTCGCCGGCGAATCCGACCGGCGTACGGCGATCGCGCTTTCCGAAAACATGATCCGCAAGGGCGTCGGCAAGTAG
- a CDS encoding TerC family protein encodes MIEHEWLWPGFLAFVAVILIFDLFVLHRRDHVISTREAALTVAGYVSLAMLFAAGIFWFAGADRGAEFLTGYLVEQALSLDNIFVIALIFAYFRVPPEAQYRVLFYGIVGAIVMRLSLIVPGVKLVDQFFVVGMALGALLVFSGYKMMMSSDEMIDPGESRVVRFLKKTGRVTQEYEGSRFFVRRHGLLYMTPLFVVLMTVEVTDLVFAVDSIPAVLAISNDPFIVFSSNVFAIMGLRALFFVLSGMMREFHHLKTGLSLVLIFIGAKMLLAHFYEIPSTVALTVTALLIVGSVVASILTRDRKRSEARG; translated from the coding sequence ATGATTGAACATGAGTGGCTTTGGCCCGGTTTTCTGGCCTTCGTCGCGGTCATTCTCATATTCGACCTTTTCGTGCTGCACCGCCGCGATCATGTGATCTCGACCCGCGAGGCCGCTTTGACGGTCGCCGGCTACGTATCGCTGGCGATGCTGTTCGCCGCCGGCATTTTCTGGTTCGCGGGCGCTGACCGCGGAGCCGAGTTCCTGACCGGCTACCTGGTCGAGCAAGCCTTGTCGCTCGACAACATCTTTGTCATCGCGCTCATCTTTGCCTATTTCCGGGTGCCGCCGGAAGCGCAGTACCGGGTGCTGTTTTACGGTATCGTCGGCGCGATCGTCATGCGCCTGTCGCTGATCGTCCCGGGTGTGAAGCTGGTCGACCAGTTCTTCGTGGTTGGCATGGCGCTCGGCGCGCTGCTGGTTTTTTCCGGCTACAAGATGATGATGTCGTCCGACGAGATGATCGATCCGGGCGAAAGCCGCGTCGTCAGGTTCCTGAAAAAGACCGGCCGCGTCACGCAGGAATATGAAGGGTCGCGCTTCTTTGTCCGCCGCCACGGCCTGCTCTACATGACGCCGCTTTTCGTGGTGCTGATGACCGTCGAGGTCACTGACCTTGTCTTCGCGGTCGATTCGATCCCGGCGGTTCTGGCGATCTCCAACGATCCGTTTATCGTGTTTTCCTCCAACGTCTTCGCGATCATGGGCCTCAGGGCGTTGTTCTTCGTCCTGTCAGGCATGATGCGTGAGTTCCATCACCTGAAGACCGGCCTTTCGCTGGTGCTGATCTTCATCGGCGCCAAGATGCTGCTGGCCCATTTCTACGAGATCCCCTCCACTGTCGCGCTCACCGTGACGGCGCTCCTGATCGTGGGATCGGTGGTGGCATCGATCCTGACTCGCGACAGGAAGCGCAGCGAAGCGCGCGGCTGA